Genomic window (Hydrogenimonas cancrithermarum):
CAGCACCGGCAGCAGGAGCATCCATGAAAACGCGGCGATCTTTCTCATCTTTCACCTCCTTTTTAGCTTGTGAGGCTAATGAAACTTTAGTCCTCGATTTTAAAAATTATACCACGTTTTTTTTCGTCGTTTTGTGACCTGGTACACACTTTAATATCTCATATCGCAATACAATCCATATCGAAAGAGTGAGCCATGAAGGGGAGGCACGAGGAACGACAGCGCCACTCCGATTCAGGTGCAGGGGCTCTGAGGCGCTAAAGGCGCTTTTCGAGCCACTTGCAGAGGAACCAGACGGCGTAGAGGTGGTGTTTGAAGCGCCCCTTTTTCGACTTTTCGACCATGAAGCGCAGGCTCGAATCGTCGAAGAGTTTCATCATCGCGTTCACGCGGTCGATGACGGCAAGCTCGCCGCTTGCGTGAAGCCACTCGATAAAGGGGTAGGAGAACCCCTTCTTTCTCCTCTCGACGATCTCGTTGGGCAGGTAGCGCTTCGCTACCTCTTTGAGCAGCCATTTTGGCCGCTCTCCCATGCGCCACGCAGGATCGCATGAAAAGAGCGCCTTTACCAGCATCCGGTCCATGAAGGGGCTGCGGGCCTCGATGCCGTGGGCCATGCTGACACGGTCGAGTTTTTTCAAGAAAACCTCTCCAAGCTGCACCTTGATGTCGATGTAGCTGTACCATTGCGAGCCTACCGCATCGCCGAAGCGTTCGATGTAGTGCGCGATCCATGTCAACGACCGATCGTCTTTGACATTCTGTTTCAAAAGGCGGTTTTGCTGCAGATCGGTGAAGAGTTCGGCCGAAGAGCGAAAGAGCACGGAATCGTCGAAGATACGTTTGTACCACTCCCACTCCCGGTTGGGGCTGTAGTGGGCGCGGAAGTAGTTGCGCAGCCAGTTTTTGAACTTCAAGTCACGGGCCCTCTCGATGTCGGCCATCTCGTAATAGGGGCGGTAGCCGAAGAAGAGCTCGTCCGCCCCGTCGCCGCTGAGAACGACTTTGACACCCGCTTTTTGGATCTTTCGGCTCAGAAACCAGAGCGGCACCGCCGCCGGGTCGCCGAGCGGTTCGTCCAGATGCGCCGCCAGCGCGTCCGCGCAGGAGAGGAAATCTTCCATTCCCATTTCGTAAGCGTGATGGTCGCTGCCGATACGCTTCGCCACCATCTCGGCATACCTGCGCTCGTCATACTTTTCATACCCTTTGTAACCGACGGTAAAGGTAGGCAGCGGTTTGGCCAGTCTGCGCTGCGCCATCGCCGCTACGAGCGAACTGTCGATCCCGCCGCTGAGCAGCGCGCCCAGTGGAGCGTCGCTCACCAGGCGGTAGCGGACGGATTCATCGATCAGCGCTTCGAGCCGGTCGAATCCGATACTGCCACTGCCGGGATCTACGGGCAGCACCTCCTCGACGGTTACATCGATCTCTCCCTTCTCGTATCGCAGATACCCGCCGGGTTCGAGTTGGGAAATCTGTGGAAAGAAGGTATATGGCGAAATGAACGATTGATAGGAAAGGTAAGAAGGGATCCGGTCGCGGGACCATCGGATTTGGGGAAACATGGAACGGATCGCCTTTATTTCGGAAGCGAAGAGGAAAGTCTCTCCGATTTTGGCGTAGTAGAGAGGCTTTTTGCCGAAGGGGTCGCGAAAGAGGTGGAGGACCCCGTCGCGCCAGAAAGCGGCGGCGTACATCCCGCGCAGACGCTCCGGCATCTTTTCGCCCCACGCCAAAAAGGCGCGCCCCAGCACTTCCGTGTCGCTTCGGGTACCGAAACGGCTACCCAGCTTCTCGCGAAGCTCGCGGTAGTTGTAGATCTCGCCGTTGAAAAGCACCGTCGTGCCGCCGACGCGCATCGGCTGGTCGGCCTCGGGAAGCGGGTCGATGACGGCGAGACGGTGGTGGGCCAGAAAGAGGCCCGGTTCGGCGACGATGCCGCTGCCGTCGGGCCCCCGATGGGCGAATGTCGAAAAAGCCCTGCGGGCCGCCTTTTCGTCGTAGGGGCCGACGATGCCGAAGATCGCGCACATGCTCTAATCCGAACGCTTTTTCAATCCCGTCGAGACGATTTGTCGCATCGCCTCCTCATCCGCGTAACGAACGCAACGGATCGATGCTTCGATATACTCCCGGGGTGTAAAAAAACTGTAATCGATGAGGTGGTATCCGTTGTACGTGGCGATGAGGTCGAAAAAAAGTCTTGTAATACGGCCATTGAGTTCATAAAAAGGGTGCAGGGCGATCAGTTCGCATTTGAAGTACGCCAATTCTCGGGCGAAATCGTCTCGTGTAAAAGATTGGCAGTTTGTGAGATATTTTTTCATTTTCAATTCCGAAAAAATACGTTGCGATTCGCTTGCAACGTAAAGACCCCGACAAAACAACGAATCACCCTTTGCCATGTCGAATGTACGATACTCCCCGGCCCACTCGTAGAGAGGGGAAAACGTTCTGTAATGTAGTGATTTGAAATAATTTTCGTCGAATTGCGTGGTTTCATCGAGTTCGGAGATAAATGTCTCGTAAGCTTCGTAAAGAAGTTCGCTTTCCAACGCATGGATGGTTTCGGAATCCTCAATGCCCAGTTTATTGACGGGAACATCGGTACCCGGGTAGTAGATGGGGCTATCGCTTAGCCGATACTTTGACATGGACTCTTTTTTTAAGGGCGCGAACGATGCGGCACACTTTCTCTTTCGGGGGTTTGTATCCCTCTATCGTCTGCGAGATCGTGACAGCACGTCTGATTTCGGACTTTTCGATCGTTTTCATGGCTCTATATTACCATGAATCGATGCGAACTGTAAAATCCCCCTCCAGGTAACCCTCGTAGAGCGTCACCCTCCCGAAAGGGCGGCACGCCTTTTCGATTTCGCGGGGGAGCCAGTGGTTGAAGGTACCATCGCGCTCTTTGCCTTCGAGCAGGTTGAAGACGATGCCCCGGTTGGCGGCATCGAGGCAGCGTTTGATCGCCAGCAGCGTCTCGAAACGGGTCAGCAGGTTGAAGCTGCCGCTGGCGAGATACCAGTCGGCTTCGGGAAGCGGGTCTTTGAGCATGTTCCGACGCAGAATGTTTCGCCCCGTGCGCTTCCTGGCCTCTTCGACCATCACGTCGAGCATATCGATACCGATGTAGCGCTTCGGCAAAAGACTCTTTTCCCGCATATGGAGATAGAGGTCGCCGAAACCGCAGCCGGCATCGACGACGGTTCTGTTTCGGATATCTTTTATCTGCTTGAGCAGCATCGTAAAACGCCTTCTTTGGCGCATTTCGTCGCTCCATGCGACGCCTCTGGCATTGAAGCCGTGTCTTTCGATGGAACGGATATAGAAGAGAGACTGGTCGATACGTGCCATAATGACCTACAAAAAGAGGGATTTCAAGAATTTTATCGAAAAGAAGGAAAAAAAGAGCTTTCCGAAGCCCGAAAAGGCTCCGGAAGAAAAACGACTACTGAAGGAGTCGCAGCACGTTCTGCTGAACGGCGTTCGCCTGTGAAAGGGCGTAGGAACCGCTCTGAGCGAGAATGTTGTATTTCGCGAAGCGTGCGGACTCTTCGGCGAAGTCGACGTCGCGGATCTGGCTTTCGGCTGCGGTCACGTTGACCTGGGTGACGGAGATGTTACGGATCGTCGATTCGAGCTGGTTCTGGACCGAACCGAGGTCAGAGCGGGTCGCATCAAGTTCCTTCAATGCAGCGTCGGTAATGACAATGGCCATTTCGGCACCTATACGTGAAAGAACATTAACATCGTCCAAGCTCGTATCGTTGGCTTCGGGGGTGAAGCCTCCTGCCGTAAATCCAAAAGTTGCCGGATCGTTTCCGCCTACCACAACTTTTTCGTCACTGACGATACTCACAGTACCTTTGTTGGAACTGTTGTGAATTCCTTCTTGACCAGATGCAAAGCTGTATGTAGCAGCGGCTGATCCTGCGATATTTATATCGGCACCGGTGTTTGATACAAGAGTGATAATACCACCGTTTGTTCCGTCTGCGATCGAGGAATTTTCCAAACCATCAATCGCTTGAATTGCGGCAATCAGCTCGTCTGCAGCGCTTCCCGCCACTGAAGAACCATATGTACCGGCCATGTCGTGCCCATTGATGATCAATGCACCTTCGGCGATCGTTACTGCACCTGTATCAGTTGTAAGCAATCCGTTTGCCGCATCATTAGTTCCTGTTACGGTTGTTGTGGAATCCGTCAAACCTGTTGCAGCTGTTGTAGCTGTTCCACCGAGATCGATACTAATGTTTCGACCATCTTCAGCAACGAGTTTGATTTTACCGTTGGCAAGTTCCGCTTTAACACCTGTCAAATGGCTTACATCGTTGATCGCTTTCGCGAATGCACCATCACTGTCATTGGCAGTAATAGTGACTTCACCGATATTGATACCGTTAATTTTGACATAGTCGGTGTCTCCGTCAAGCGTAACACCGCCAATAGCTCCACCTTGTACTTCCGTTTTGGCGGTCGCGAGCAATCCAGTCTCGTCGGAAATGGCTGCAGCAACGCTTTTTGCACTTAAAAGGTCATTAGGATTTTTTTGATTAAGGGCAGTTGTGACATCTATACCGTTGATAGTGAGCTCGCCTTGATTAATCACATAGCCTTTTGAAGTTTCTGTTACATTGTCCGTACCATTAACCATCGATGTGGTACTGATATCATTTCCAGAAACACTTGTGATTTCTCCCACTTCCGTTGTCCTTACAGAAGAGACACTTAAACTGACAGTTTCACCGGCATATGCACCAATGTGAAATTTTTTGTCAGTATATGTGCCATCCAACAGTTTCAGACCATTGAACGACGTAGTTTTGGCAATGTTGTCCGCCTCTTCGAGGAGCCGGTTGATGTCGCGCTGGATTGCCTGGCGAGAGTCGGCGTTCTGGCCGTCGGAGGCAGCCTGGATCGCTTTGGTGCGGACCGTGTTGATGATGTTGATGTACTCGTCCAGCGCCCCGTCCGCGGTCTGGACGACACCGATACCGTCGTTGGCGTTTCGGATGGCCTGTCCGAGACCCTGCGCCTGTGCGCGGAGCGAGTCGGCGATCGCCATGCCCGAGGCGTCGTCCGCGGCTTTGTTGATGCGAAGTCCGGAACTCAAACGCTCAAGTGACGTATTGAGGTTTTTGTTCGTCATAAGTGCATTGCGATGTGCATTCATCGCACCGATGTTTGTGTTGATTCGAAATCCCATGATTTCCTCCTTGGTTGATTTGGGTAAAGAGCGTCCTTGCTCTTACATAACCAGATCGGACATATGGAAAAATTGTTTAGGGAGCCGCTTCGAAAAAATGGAAACGGCAAGAAATTATGGAAAAATCGCGGCTATTTTTTGGCGGCGGCGAGCTGGGCGTCGATCATCGACTGCAGGGACTGGAAAGAGGAGTTGAGCTTCCCGATCAGCGCGTCGTAGGCGGCGAAACGCTTCGCCATCACCTCATATTTGGCCTCGATGGAGGCGAGGGCCCGGTCGCGGCGCTCCTCCAGACTCTTTTGGCGCTCTTTGAATTGGGTATCGAGGTTGGAGAGTAGTGAATCGCGGCCCACTGCCGCATCGTCGAGGTAGTTTTTGAGGTTCAGGAAGATACCGGAGCGCTCGTCGCTCCCCGCGAAAGTCTCCTGAACGCTCTCGGTCTCTTTTTCAAGCGAAGAGACCAACTTTTCCTTGTCGAGACTCATGATCCCGTCTCGAGTGACGTCGATGCCGAAATCGGCCAATCCTTTGCCATTGGGTGCCACGCCCAGTGCGATACGGGTGATGGAGAGTTTGAGCGAAGTGATGGTGCTGTCGCCCTGGAAGATGCCGGCCGTTTTGTTTTCGGCGTCGTATTTCGTGTCGGTATCCAGCGTGCCGATGAGTTCGTTGTACTGGTCGACGAAAAATTGTACTCGGTCCGCGATGCCTTCGTTGTCCTGTGTGATGGAAAGATGGTTGGCACTCGTGCCTTCGCTTTTTAGCTCGAGGGTCAGGCCGACGACCAGGTCGTCGACGGTGTTGGAAGAGCGGACGATGTCGACGCCGTTGAAAGTGAACAGGGCGTCGCGTGCGTCCTGGACGTTGGCTTCGGGAGCCGTGAGGTTCAAAAAATCGTCGTCGGCCGTGTTGGGGTCGCCGTCGTCGAAGGAGAAGCTCATCGCCTGGTCGGCACCGGTTTCGGCGGTTTTGAGGATAAGGCGGTAGGGGTCGGTACCGCCCGTGTTGAGCAGCGTGGCTTCCACGCTGCCGCCCATCTTTTCGTTGATCAGCTCTTTGAGGTCTTTGAGGGTCGTGTTCGCGGCCACGGTGAAAGTGGTTGCCTGGCCGTCGATGGTGATGGTCATGTCGGTGTCGACAGTGGTGACCACCGCGCTGTCGGAGGCGAAACCTTTGGTCTGCTTGATGTCGGCTCTGGCGAGCTCTTTGACGGTGATGTCGATCTCCTGGGCTTTGGTGCCGTCCTCCACTTCCACCTCGATGTTGTCTCCCGTGACGTGGACGGTACGTTTGGCGAAGAGTACGGGGTCGGAGAGGTCGAAGAGAGAGCTTTTCAGCGATGCGGTCATCGTGATGATTTTAGCGAGTTCCGTCTCTTTGCTTTTGACCGTTTCGATCTGCCCGTCGAGGGGTTTGATCTGGGCGTCTTCGTCGACTTTGCGCAGTTTGTCTATAATATCGTAGCTGAGTGCGCCGCCGCTTCCCAACCCGAGGGAACTGAGCGCTCCGAAATCTGCCATGGTTCAATCCTTTGATTGGCTTATCTGCTCCTATATCGGTTATTTCTTAAAATAGTTTAAGATGGCATTATGTTAGAATTGCAGCCATCGAATTTTTTTATCTACCATATTATATAGGAAACAACATTGAAAAACCTCATCATCGTCGAGTCGCCGGCCAAAGCGCGCACCATCAAAAATTTTCTGGGGAAAGATTACGAAGTGATCGCCTCCAAGGGGCACATTCGCGACCTTCCCAAACACAGCTTCGGCATCAAGATCGAAGATGACAGGTTCGAACCGCAGTATCGGGTGGACAAGGACCACAGTGCCATCGTCAAGCAGATCAAGGATCTGGCCAAAAAGAGCGACCAGGTCTACATCGCGACGGACGAGGACCGCGAAGGGGAGGCGATCGGCTACCATATCGCCAAGGCGATCGGCAAAGACCCGGAAGCGCTGCCGCGCATCGTCTTTCACGAAATCACCAAGAGCGCCATCCAGCACGCGCTGGAAAACCCGCGCAAAATCGACATGGACCAGGTCAACGCCCAGCAGGCGCGCCGGCTTCTCGACCGCATCGTCGGCTACAAGCTCTCGCCTCTGTTGGCTTCCAAAATACAAAAAGGGCTGAGCGCCGGGCGCGTCCAGTCGGCGGCACTGAAGATCGTCGTCGACCGCGAACGGGAAATCCAGGCGTTCAAACCGGTCGAGTACTGGAGCGTCGATGCCGTTTTCAGACCGGAAATCGAAGCGGGGCTTGTCGAATACAGGGGCAAGAAGATCGAAAAAATGACGATCGGCGACGAGAAAGAGGCGCGTGAAATCGAAGCGACGCTGAAGGGCGAAACCTACCGCGTCAAAAGCATCGAGAAGCGACAGCGCAAGAGCTCGACACCGCCGCCATTCATGACGTCGACGCTGCAGCAAAGCGCTTCGGGGCGCCTCAGTTTCTCGCCCAAAAAGACGATGATGATCGCACAGAAGCTTTATGAAGGCGTCAAGACCGATCAGGGACAGATGGGGGTCATCACCTACATGCGTACCGACAGCCTCAACATCGCCAAAGAGGCGCGCGACGCGGCACGCGAGACCATTTTGAAAACCTACGGGGAGAAATACCTGCCGCCCAAGCCGAAGATCTACAGTTCCAAAGCCAAAGGCGCGCAGGAGGCGCACGAAGCGATCCGCCCGACGCGTCTCGACTTCACACCCCAGATCGCGGCGAAGTACCTGGCACCCGACGAACTGAAACTCTATAAACTCATCTACAACCGCTTTCTCGCCAGCCAGATGGCCGACGCGATTCTCGAGTCGCAAACCATCCTCTTCGCCTCCGAACACGGCGTCTTCAAGGCAACGGGCCGGAAACTGCTCTTCGACGGTTTCTACCGTGTCATGGGCTACGACGACAGGGACAAACTGCTCCCCGAACTGAAAGAGGGCGAAGAGGTGCCATTGGAGAAACTGACGGCCAACCAGCACTTCACCGAACCGCCGCCACGCTACACGGAAGCCAGCCTCATCAAAAAACTCGAATCCCTCGGCATCGGCCGTCCGAGTACCTACGCACCGACCATCTCGCTGCTGGTTTCGCGCGAATACCTCAAGATCGAAAAGCGGCAGCTGATCCCGACCCCGATCGCCTTCACCGTCATCGAAATTCTCGAGAAACACTTCCCGGAAATCGTCGACTCCAATTTTACCGCCGAGATGGAGGAGAAACTCGACGAAGTGGCCGAGAAGAAGGTCGACTGGCAAAAACTTCTGCTCGATTTCTACCAACCCTTCATCGAAAAGGTCGAAAAGGGGAAAAAAGAGATCAAGAGCCTCAAAAAGGCCGAACCCATCGGACGTGAATGTCCCGAATGCGGGAGTGAACTGCTGCTTCGAAGCGGCCGTTACGGTGACTTCATCGCCTGCAGCAACTACCCCAAATGCCGCTATACCGAAGCGATCGAGAAGGAGGGTGAAGAGAAACCCACACCGCAGACGACGGATGAAGTGTGCGACAAGTGCGGTGCACCGATGGTCATCAAGAGCGGCCGGC
Coding sequences:
- the asnB gene encoding asparagine synthase (glutamine-hydrolyzing) — encoded protein: MCAIFGIVGPYDEKAARRAFSTFAHRGPDGSGIVAEPGLFLAHHRLAVIDPLPEADQPMRVGGTTVLFNGEIYNYRELREKLGSRFGTRSDTEVLGRAFLAWGEKMPERLRGMYAAAFWRDGVLHLFRDPFGKKPLYYAKIGETFLFASEIKAIRSMFPQIRWSRDRIPSYLSYQSFISPYTFFPQISQLEPGGYLRYEKGEIDVTVEEVLPVDPGSGSIGFDRLEALIDESVRYRLVSDAPLGALLSGGIDSSLVAAMAQRRLAKPLPTFTVGYKGYEKYDERRYAEMVAKRIGSDHHAYEMGMEDFLSCADALAAHLDEPLGDPAAVPLWFLSRKIQKAGVKVVLSGDGADELFFGYRPYYEMADIERARDLKFKNWLRNYFRAHYSPNREWEWYKRIFDDSVLFRSSAELFTDLQQNRLLKQNVKDDRSLTWIAHYIERFGDAVGSQWYSYIDIKVQLGEVFLKKLDRVSMAHGIEARSPFMDRMLVKALFSCDPAWRMGERPKWLLKEVAKRYLPNEIVERRKKGFSYPFIEWLHASGELAVIDRVNAMMKLFDDSSLRFMVEKSKKGRFKHHLYAVWFLCKWLEKRL
- a CDS encoding Fic/DOC family protein, with translation MSKYRLSDSPIYYPGTDVPVNKLGIEDSETIHALESELLYEAYETFISELDETTQFDENYFKSLHYRTFSPLYEWAGEYRTFDMAKGDSLFCRGLYVASESQRIFSELKMKKYLTNCQSFTRDDFARELAYFKCELIALHPFYELNGRITRLFFDLIATYNGYHLIDYSFFTPREYIEASIRCVRYADEEAMRQIVSTGLKKRSD
- a CDS encoding class I SAM-dependent methyltransferase; the encoded protein is MARIDQSLFYIRSIERHGFNARGVAWSDEMRQRRRFTMLLKQIKDIRNRTVVDAGCGFGDLYLHMREKSLLPKRYIGIDMLDVMVEEARKRTGRNILRRNMLKDPLPEADWYLASGSFNLLTRFETLLAIKRCLDAANRGIVFNLLEGKERDGTFNHWLPREIEKACRPFGRVTLYEGYLEGDFTVRIDSW
- the fliD gene encoding flagellar filament capping protein FliD, which produces MADFGALSSLGLGSGGALSYDIIDKLRKVDEDAQIKPLDGQIETVKSKETELAKIITMTASLKSSLFDLSDPVLFAKRTVHVTGDNIEVEVEDGTKAQEIDITVKELARADIKQTKGFASDSAVVTTVDTDMTITIDGQATTFTVAANTTLKDLKELINEKMGGSVEATLLNTGGTDPYRLILKTAETGADQAMSFSFDDGDPNTADDDFLNLTAPEANVQDARDALFTFNGVDIVRSSNTVDDLVVGLTLELKSEGTSANHLSITQDNEGIADRVQFFVDQYNELIGTLDTDTKYDAENKTAGIFQGDSTITSLKLSITRIALGVAPNGKGLADFGIDVTRDGIMSLDKEKLVSSLEKETESVQETFAGSDERSGIFLNLKNYLDDAAVGRDSLLSNLDTQFKERQKSLEERRDRALASIEAKYEVMAKRFAAYDALIGKLNSSFQSLQSMIDAQLAAAKK
- the topA gene encoding type I DNA topoisomerase, producing MKNLIIVESPAKARTIKNFLGKDYEVIASKGHIRDLPKHSFGIKIEDDRFEPQYRVDKDHSAIVKQIKDLAKKSDQVYIATDEDREGEAIGYHIAKAIGKDPEALPRIVFHEITKSAIQHALENPRKIDMDQVNAQQARRLLDRIVGYKLSPLLASKIQKGLSAGRVQSAALKIVVDREREIQAFKPVEYWSVDAVFRPEIEAGLVEYRGKKIEKMTIGDEKEAREIEATLKGETYRVKSIEKRQRKSSTPPPFMTSTLQQSASGRLSFSPKKTMMIAQKLYEGVKTDQGQMGVITYMRTDSLNIAKEARDAARETILKTYGEKYLPPKPKIYSSKAKGAQEAHEAIRPTRLDFTPQIAAKYLAPDELKLYKLIYNRFLASQMADAILESQTILFASEHGVFKATGRKLLFDGFYRVMGYDDRDKLLPELKEGEEVPLEKLTANQHFTEPPPRYTEASLIKKLESLGIGRPSTYAPTISLLVSREYLKIEKRQLIPTPIAFTVIEILEKHFPEIVDSNFTAEMEEKLDEVAEKKVDWQKLLLDFYQPFIEKVEKGKKEIKSLKKAEPIGRECPECGSELLLRSGRYGDFIACSNYPKCRYTEAIEKEGEEKPTPQTTDEVCDKCGAPMVIKSGRRGAFLACSAYPKCKNTKPLEKPKTLEVKCPECGGELLERNSRRGKFFGCSNYPKCTFVSKFEPTEKKCPECGYPMARRTFRGKEVYECIKCKHREDAEPAS